The following DNA comes from Peromyscus leucopus breed LL Stock chromosome 2, UCI_PerLeu_2.1, whole genome shotgun sequence.
tgaacagtgccatggaagtgtgagccaaataaagcctttcctccctaagtttctttagtcatggtgtttcatcacagtagtaGTAACCCAAACTAAAACAGCATGCAATAGCAATTGATGAAGGAAGAGGCCACGAATTTGAATGAGAGCAGagtgggagagtttggagggaggaaggataagGAGAAATGTAATTGAAATATAATCTCAaatcgggcggtggtggcacacacctttaatcccagcactgggaaggcagaggcaggcagagctctgtgagttcaaggccagcctggtctacagagcaagttccaggacaacctgggctacacagagaaatcccatctcaaaaaacaatatatatttatctcaaacaaacaacagaaatagcCCTCAGAAGCCAGGAATGGCTGTAGATGCCCACAGTCCTAGatgctcaagaggctgaggcgGAGGGTCCTTCATGTTCACAATTTCAGTGCCAACTTGTAAATAGTAAGACCatgtcattaaaaaacaaaaacaaaaacccaaatcaaTAAAACACTAGCACTTAGTAAAAGAAAagatctgggctggagagatggctcactgactAAAGTAGTACTCTCACAGAGGAGcagagttcacttcccagtatccacatcaaGAActtaaaaccacctgtaactccacctccaggagacctgatgccttcttcttctggactctgcatgcaattgaacacagacacacagatacagacacacagacacacagatacacacacacacttgcagaatattactttatgtaactatgtgttacatttgtttatggagTAGAATAGTActttaaccatgtaaagatgtgtcacatttgtttatgaaGTAGAATATCActttaaccatgtaaagatgtgttacatttgtttatgctgcctttaTGTAATTatctaaagatgtgttgctgtttcaccttacctgcctaacttacctgattggtctaataaaaagctgaacagccaatagctaggcagaggaggaatAGGCAAGGCcaatgggcagagagaataagtaggaggaggaatctcggagagaagagagaaaaagggagaaagagagggagccACCCAGGGCCAGCCAGACTTGAGTAAGCAGGgggaagtaggacatacagaatgaaaggaaggtagaaagccccaaggcaaaatgtagatgaagagaaacaggttaatttaagttaaaaaaaaaaaaaagctagccagaaacaagcctaaactagggccaagcattcataactaataataagtctccatgtcatgatttgggggctggtgatctGAGaaagtttaacacacacacacacacacacacacacacacacagagagagagagagagagagagagagagagagagagagagaggactttaagagagagagagagagagagagagagagagagagagaggactttaaaagagagagagaactttaaaGGAGAGAGCTAAAAAATCAGCCTCTCTTATTGAAAATGggatcttttttgggggggggggcgggattgGAATTCACTTTAATGAGAACCATTTCCTCAGTAACTGTGATTTGTTGTAATCTCAGCTGTGTGGCATCAGGACTTTGTTTCCTGTTCCACAGGCTTCAGATGCCATTGCACTACCAGCTCCCCAGTGCTCTTGAGGCATGTGCTGGATGTGGTCCCTTCTGTGGGAAGTCCTTGTGGCAGCTTCAGGGGCTGGATGCGTATCAAGTGTTTAACCATTTTCAACTTTGCCTTCACCGAGGGGATGTTCTTGTGAATTTGAGGGGTATGTGCCTTCTGAAGTCCAAGCATCTTGATTGTATCTTTTTCCCAGCATGGACAcctttttgtactttttattctTGTAACAATGTGCAGTTTATGAGGGTGCTGGGGGTTCCCACTGTATTTTTCATGATCTTCAGGTCTAGGCTG
Coding sequences within:
- the LOC114693787 gene encoding 39S ribosomal protein L30, mitochondrial-like; the protein is MAGILCSVFLRPPGRLQTVKKGVESLIGTDWIRHKFTRSRIPGKVFQPRPEDHEKYSGNPQHPHKLHIVTRIKSTKRCPCWEKDTIKMLGLQKAHTPQIHKNIPSVKAKLKMVKHLIRIQPLKLPQGLPTEGTTSSTCLKSTGELVVQWHLKPVEQETKS